Below is a genomic region from Raphanus sativus cultivar WK10039 chromosome 4, ASM80110v3, whole genome shotgun sequence.
AaaagtttgttattttttttttgttttttggaagGTGCctattatctttttcttttaggtGACTATTATCGACTCACTACATAGCTTTAATTTTGATATAAGCgttcatacaaaaaaaaaaattatgtgttaATACAAGAATATAAATAGTCTACTATATTTTAAAGCTGATTACAATTATGAAGATCGACAACCGATAATATTGTCAGACGTATGTGTATCTACATCTAACTTcggaaaataaaattgaatctCCTATAATCTACAGAAAAATTGCATAGTCTGAAATTCAAACCTCAAACATGAGTgtacaaatttttaattttaaccaTTATGATATCAGGCTTCCACAACAAATctttaaataactatttttagtttttgtttccTAAATAGCTTCCAAAATTTAAAGTTATCAAATTAGActtgattaaatatataaataacaattttatacTCATTCAtaattttacttaattatttattaaattaataagtaATAATTTACTAGAAAAATTGTAACATAATAAACttgaaaatacttttttaaaaagtatttcaGATTTGTTTTCTCAAAAAACGGTTTTcgaaaaactttatatttttattttattttattttgaaagtatTTTTCTTAAAAGTATACAAGAAAACTTTcctaaatatatatgatatctttgtgaatttataaatgtttttttttcttgaattcaAAAATATCTTCACCAACATGTAATTAGGCTTGTtgaaagtaatatatatatatatatatatatatatatatatatatatacttatttaggAATATGTAAGACCTCTTCCAGAATTtgattttttgagaaaaaatatacttcctccgtttcagACTATTTGTCGttatagagaattttttttgtttcaaaataaatgtcgttttatgattttaatgcaaaatttattaataagattcttctgtttattttctattggttgaaacatggttatatgtatatgtaatgatgtttttattttaaaatatataaaattaaatgttttattaatatatgtgcaTTAACTTAAAGCGACAGTAAAcgtgaaacggaaggagtattatTTTCTGTAGTTTATATGGTGTTTTGCTAAATAGTTTGTCTGAAACTTTGTTGAAAATGTAATAGGTGATAAATAGAGTTTCCTCCACATGTTCTGGAATAACTCAGATTCATGTTACATTacatttatctattttttagaGTTTGATTTTCCGTTCAGAAACTCTATTAGATTATGGTGAATAGAGAGCCATATGCTTTTTATTCACCAtactttttatcatttaaacCATTGGAGTTAAATAATTGGCTCAACACATAGCGCAATCTCGTATAAAATATCTGTAATAAACAAATGTGACTTCTGTTTTGACCAAAGTGCATTTCTCTCATCCTACCAGAGACAAACCTTAccaaaaaatcaatttgaaaacaaacaacaacaaattCTGAGagcaaaaagaacaaaacagtTTCAATCGATCAAGAAGAATTCCAGTCTATTGGCTTCTTATGGTGTCTTTATGGATCAAGTACTACATAACTTATGTCGACATAGAGAAAGAGACTCCGAATTTGAGGCTTTCAGTGTTCAATGACTCAGGAGGTGAGGAAAACGGATATAGACCATCAGAGAACTTTCAAATCTGTTATACTGATAATATAAGTAAAGGCTACCTTGTACGATACAGTATTCATTAACCATATCTGAGAGGCTTGATGAGTTATTCCCaatctttttacatttttaattagtttattgGCACCATCAGTCCAGCAGCTAGGAACAAAAGAGAGGCTTGATGAGTTATTCCCAATCTTTTTAAAGGCTACCAATTGGCTTAAGCTTCTCACCACTGATCCCGTGGCTATGGACATATGGACTGCAAGAAACTAATTGGTGTTTGAAGGCAAAGTTTTTCAGGTGGAAGACATAATCTCAAAGTCAGAGGCAAGAACTTGGGAAgcagcaaacctcaagaaaggCAAAGAGCAATCAAAGAAGTCTGCTACTACTACGTGACTCTCTTTTGTTCCTAGCTGCTGGACTGATGGTGCCTGGTAGGAGAAGACAAAGGTAGGAGGAATGGGCTGGATCATCAAAAATGTGGAGGGTGAAATGCTCTGCAGAGGCTCTACCGACCCACCCTTTTGTTTGCTCAGCATTGATGGCGGAAGCATTAGCCATTCGAGAAGCTCTCATCAAAACCAAAGAACTCAACCTTCAGAGTGGATGTGAATGATATTGCAGGTGTCCTTCATGACATAAGGAATCTTGCCACTCTCTTCTGTCAGTTATCTTTTAGTTTTATTCATCGTTGAGAATTGTCAAACTGACTCTTTGGCACAATCACGTCTTGAAAGTTTGAATGTTTACGTCTTGAACGTTTGAATGCTTTGTAAACTCTTTCAGTTTAAGTAATCTCGACTCTTTCATGTCGAGCGTTAGTGTTTGGAATACAGTACCAACAAGTTTCTCAGTTCCCTCTGTTAAATTGGATATTTTCTTGGTACTACATTGTGTATACAAAGACACCTGCAGGATAGCTATGTCACTCTACGCTCTAATATGAAGTGCAAGTTACAACTGCCGAAGTGAATCAATTCTGGTTAGAATGTAAATCGTAATAGCGACAGAACCTGACATCAACCTTGATGCAGCAGAAGTTGTAAAGATGATACAAGACATTGGAATAACACAGCTAATAATTTCAATTCTCAAAGAAGAAAAGTCAAACGTGAAActttgaataagaagaagatcCCAGCGAACACAGATTCAAAGCGTGAATTCGATATCACATTATCGTAAATCAAATTGATTCCACACAGAGAGTATAAGAAGCATAGATAAAGCATTCTAGAACACAgctaatgaaaaacataaaaaagatCCGGCGAATCAAAGACGACGCACGCGTAAAGATATAGAGCCAAACCAGAGAAACATCGGAAACGATTGATCTGAGCTGGTTTTGACGATGATGGTGATGAAATAGAGCGATCATTCAGACGGGGCTAAGAAGCTGGAAGAGATGTGGCTTGGGATCGGAGTTCATGCCGATGACGATGATGAGAGGGATGAATCCGTAGTGAGTCGCGACTTTGGCCTTTTTCAGAGACCAATTGGTCCATTCCTTGACGAGGTCCAACTTGGAAGAGGAGGAAGCTCCCTTCGATCCTTTCCCTTTTCCTTTCAGCGAATCCATCGATTTCGATCTCCGAGTTTTCGCTTTCTCTCTGTCGATGTCCGATTCGGTTGCGTAGAATTTCTTTTGTCTAATTCCAAAACCCTAAGCCGTCtttaatttattgatatacTCTCTGGATGGTCCAGAGGGTTCTGAAAGCCCACGTGAATTCTCTGGCTGTAACTGGTTATTCCTAAAAGGAATACATggaataaaatgaataaatatatgtgaaatgaaaaaaaattggaatgaTAAGTAATACGGAAtagaaactgattttttttttggaattggAATTTCAATCATTCCACACATTCACGAACCTTTTTAATATGGAACAAATGGAACATATTTTACAAAGGAtttgtttttaagttttattcCATTTCTGGAATACATGGAATTGATTTTAAAAAGCTTTCCATCTAACtggcaatttttttttggaattctATGGAACGATGCATTCCAAACAATTCCATTCCAAAATTTATCATTCCAGTTACAGCCTCtgtttatctatatttttcaACTTTGTAGCATTTGATTTGTGGGTCAAATTTTCATAACTCAAAACTTATTCTCAAATAgtctctctcttaatctctccttttaTTTGTGGTTCAATTTATTAACAAACTACATTGGTCAAAAGTTTTAGTTAGTTTGTGCAGATTGTCCTTAGTTGCTATGACTCCACCACAATGATAATTGCTTGTGCAATCATATAAACTTTTAGAGTATCCAAAAATACTTGGTAAGAGCTTTTAGAGTAGCTAAAAATACATATCAATTAGGAGTAACACAGTAAAAACTCGataaactaatattttcttaattaataaacacaataatttaataaatttgttttgtatcAAATTAGATTAATGTAAAATACGATATAATTggataagataataataatatttttaaaaagtcttaACTAAATATATGGTCCGAAGTTATAGTAGTTGTATAACGCTGATTACAACACTTATTATCTTATATAGAAATAATAGTAATCATTCGATTGATTGTGAATTTCTTGTTGCATTCTATCTTTAGTAATACCTTTTTCACAAATTTCTTGAAGTGTATTCTAGTAATGATTTGATGAAGAGTTTCGCTTTAAAATATTCCACAAAGAGATCAAAACTGCACAAAATATTCTCCCTTTGTTGCAGCCAACCAATATGAACTACTTTCCACCAAGATCACTCCAAAGTTGCAACTATATGTTATGATTCTAAATCATACAACTCAGCTTCCGGTTCATAATCATCACACTCCTAGAGAAAAGTGAAGGTTCCCAAAGCTTTTTTCACTTAACGATCAAAAGAACAAATTTGGAGGCAATGGTATGGTTGATAATTTGGCATGTTAGCGAAAAGAAATCAACAATATTAAagagtattttttattttagaaaatggtCGTCATCATTTTGATATTAAACAGTGTAGAGAGTATTTTTATGGGATTTTTCAGTGTTTTCATGTTATTAAACATAACATATTTCTAAGTAATTGGACCTCAACAATGTTATACCGACATTTAAGAAATAATTGGGCGTCAACACTGTTAAACCGACACAATTAAGAAACACGAAGAGCTATCTCTCTTATATTTTGAGAAGTTAGGAAAAATTTCATATGTGTCGCACTCATATTaattctcacgatggttgattacactgATACTATATTGTTCAGaactattattgattttttaatgagtttcatttttatttttttccaaataacatatataataaaaagaaatttttataaagttaaaaaaaatcaaaacgaaaatatatgtatataatatgatttcattaaaaaggaaagtacagaaaatagtaatattccatttaaaaatatttttaaataacaaaaatataattttgaggTAGTAAAATACTttctttatatctatattttattatatgtgaaatatatgtttgatataatgtgatttcataaaaatgaaTTCACAcaaataatcttgatattataaagataaatattatttattttgaacattatttaaaaagatacaaaataaaatttcaaggtAATggaaatatctttttatatatccATCtatatgattaaataaaataacataaactgatatatgtttaattcactaaagtatttcataattagtattgttgaaatgtttttttcttatatttagttgactataatatatttcaattacgtcaaaaaatatctataatttatatattacttatacaatcacaatttttttattgCTGATTTTAAGATGtactaaaaactaaataaaaaaatttacaataaacatcttttgttcaaataattacaaaatattttttaaataacatgacactatatactttaacgaggtagatatattatattttatcattattaaaatgatttgttttcttaatcGATGAAAATACATGCACATTTAAACGATGAATACaatgtttgaaaatatatataaaatcatatatcaaataaagttatataatattattaatataaattatgcataaaagctctaaattaatttaaattaaaagtaaatatcaatcaattattatagtatatcccactatatattaattcagAAGTCAATTTAGTGATTTTTGCTTACGTGTTGATCATAGGTGAACTCTTACAAAATTgatataatttgattggttgatgatttttaatttttatttattttaattagatctaAAAAGTTAAGTCTATAACCAAATAATATCATTTGCCAAATGATTTacataatattacaaataatgacttatggtaactaattgttgGAATTATAGAAAGAgaaataaattgatgatttttatatttataaaatacataaaataataaatgaaaagcattttatataaatcaacataatgattttatattcttatttaaaagcattatgtattatataaattatcataataACTATTATCATAATAACTATTAGCATTATGCATTTAAAAGCATTATGGATGGAAGCACAGAATACGAATACTCAGATTCAAGGGAGACAGATTGATGAAATCCTCCCTGTATCAAGACCAGAGAGATGGTGTTTCACTGATGGTTCATGGAAAGACAAAGAGAAAGCCTCAGGACAAGGTTGGTATAGTACTCTAGAAGGTTTTGATAGTTTAATGGGAGCAAGGAATGTCAGAGCGAGTCTCTCTCCCCTTCATGCTGAAGTCGAGGCGCTgatatgggcaatggaatgtatgagaaaTTTACGTCAGTTcagggttacgtttgcaacggattgttcccaattggtgaagatggtttcggaaccagaggaatggccagcttttgcaagttatttggaagacatAAAGACCCTTAAAGACGTTCTCATCAACTCAGAGATAattcatgtaccacgaacgCAGAATATGCAGGCGGACAAACTAGCACGAAGTGTAAGGATTCAACCgtcttttgttgttcacatggatgcagagttgcCGGCTTGGTTTTCCGAGTCTAGATGAGAGTTTTGTTTAcgctaaaaaaaaaactattaacaTTTTCTAAGGttcttattatatgttttacaaatcatcaataaaaacacttatcaaattatttatctttgcttattgtatattttaaataagagTTTCAAAGTCATCTATGAGAgcttataaattagtttataaaattattttaaaatctcatCATATTATCCTACtaaatattaattgagaaatcaTTTAGAGCACTTccaatgtaaaattttaatttttactccaaaatagagttAGGGTgattatagagtaaaaatgcTTCAATCATATTCCATTTTCTATTTCATAATAgagtaatgaacaaacaaaaaataaattactccACTTATAGAGTAAACTTCATTATGAAGTAAGAAATAGAATATGGTTGAAGCATATGTTACTCCATAATCACTTTTActcaattttagaaaaaaatggaGTAGGGATGAATATTTCTTTAGGagacttttattttatgtgtcGATCATTTATgaaatcttaaaaaattattataaattgatTGGCcaataatttttagtttttatttattttaattagacttaaattgaaaaaataagtttatatatCACTTACCAAATAATCTacataatattacaaataattgAGTGGCTGATCCGCGTTTGTTTTTCATCGTTATGGCCTATTTCTATCTCACTTTTGTTACATCAAGACTAGATAAACTCCATTATCTAATGGCAATTTgaagttaagaaaatattacaaataattatttatgataACTAACTGTTGAAACTATAGAAAGAGTAATAaatgtttgattatttttttatatttataaactacataaaataatatagtttaaggtattataataactattaatgtCTTATTAAAATCGATATAATGATTTTACATTCTTATATAAAGCCTTATATTTGTATATGgccttatatttgtatataaggtattataataactattaatgtCTAATAAAATTCATACATgctttataaatcatttataaaaatacagatacatttataaaatgtattataatttgatttgttaatgaatttttaattttatttattttatgagtaAGAAAATCATTTCTAGAACCACTTTTATCAATATCCAAATGACCTAAATATATTGCAAAAAGTAATTTATGGTAATTAAATatgtgatttatatatatatataatgcttcataaaatcatttttaacaaTCAAGTATTTATaaactgtataaaatatttcaaagttTCAGTACTATATACCTTCAAAACTTACAGTAGTTTTATTAAGAACTGAATCATGAAtgttatatataactaattttactacaattatcaatacaaaatatcaaaaaaattaataccatACTATCTTTGTCTGTATATGTTTATGGGTCCTTATTTGTTGTTTTTAACtttcaataaaacttttttctttGTCTGTATATGTTTATGGGTCCTTATTTCTTAACCATTGTTCTTTAACTGAAACTGGAAGCATTTTCAATGTAGGTCTGCTAAAAAACTGTGTATGTTGTTCATCATGAATTGATATAGATAGATTGGGGAAATGAGCTAGCTAATGCACATGGTGTGACTTGTTCTAGTCCGGTACAATTCATCAAATATTTGGTACGACATattgttttttatgttttggaaTGAGGTTTGCGACTTTGTAAGAAATAGATGTGTATACTAATGTTGCTTCTAAGTTCTAAAATACACTTGGTATACAATGGAATAAGAAAAAAGCGAAAACAAATTACCATATATTGCTGTCAATTAGTgggtttctctttttttctgatTAAAGTTTTAACTACCGAAATTAGTAAAATCTAGCTGTCGAAAATAAAGAAGGAGACCCAAAAATGGAACACATTATTGTGTGACAGACCTGATGGAGTTCTCTAACAAAGGGAAACGGTGGTGTGTAATAGAAAAGCTACAACCTTTGGTATCTCTTGGCCGACAAAAATCACCCCAAAGACGGCAACGGAATAACATCAACACTCTTCTGCAAGtaatcaagtaaaaaaaaagttactacAATTAAATTGTTTCTGGTCCTCTCATCTTCCTGTTTTCTCCTCTAGTCAGCTCAATTTTgtctgaaaattttgaaattcagAGTTTACATCATTTgagctttagttttttttcttaaattcatTTGAGCTTTAGGGTTTATCTAAATCACCTTCTTTTTAGAAAGATTTCTCTTTTATCTCACCTTGCTAACTCTTATAGTGTTGTTTCCACTGCTAACTTATGAAGTTGAGCtgttttagggtttcttattgtTATAGTGTTCTTTGACTTAGCTGAAGAAGGCTCATGGAGACAAGAAAGCAGTGCCGGCTTAGGATATGGGACGGTCAGTGCGACCGCCCCAGGGCCCACGccaaataacttttttttcgttttattaACATACATAATATTAACCGAACAACTATAATTGTTTTAATTACTTACGTATATATGCATGTGGTCTCGAAGATTAAATGATATGTGTTATTACAGGGCccaaaaattcattttaataattttaataagtgtctaaatattaaaaattaataatcatacggtccaaaaaatatttttgcccAAGGGCCCAGATTGGTATTGAGCCGGCCCTGCAAGAAAGATTCCTGTGTTCTGTTATTGGAACGGTTGTATCAAAGATGGCCCTGACGGTCCATTCTACCAAGAAGGATCAATCCCCAGAGTGATGAGAGTTGAGAGCAAGACTGATTTACCCACATTCTTGAACGATCTGCATAGAGTCACTGGGTTTGATAAGGCTAAGTTCCAGATTGATTTGATTGGTAGATACCCTTCCATCGTTCAACAATCCCTTGTCAAGTATATGCGTTTGCCCATTGTAGATGATTCTAGTCTTGAGACAATGCTTGAGGTTccaagctaccatccttccatcaccAACATTGAGTTGTATATAGAGGTCAAACCGCTGGTTTCTGATGGGTCTAGAAAGCGCAACCGGCAAGAAGATTCTATTGTTGATGCTGATGTAAATGCCAATCTTAGAGATAGCAGTGACAGGTGGACTGAAGATGGAGAGAGCACAGAGGACAGAAACTGTGGAGATGGTGGGGCTGCAGAGAAAATTCCACATAAGAAGAAGCTGTTGATTTTGTCTAGCTCATGGCTCGATGAAAGCGAGTTACAAATAGGGATGCTTTTCAGAGACAAAGAAGAGCTGGATAACGCAGTGAAGCTCTACTCTGTGAGAAGGCAAAGAGAGTATCATGCATACGAATCTTCAGCTACTTTTGAGTGCAAGAATGGCGGCTGCGGATGGATTCTCAAGGCAGCTGAAACGAAGAAAGGAACTGGCTTCAAGATAACTAAATACAGAGGTCCACATACCTGTAAGCCATCAGATGTGTGCTCAGATTTTCTGGCGGGTGAGCTCCAAGGACTAATAAAGGCTCAGCCTTCACTCTCTACCTCGGAGTTGATCAAGTGGGTGAAAGAAGAGTTTGGCTACACAGTCTCTGGTGATAATATGTGGGAAGCTAAAAAGAAAGCCATCACTTCAATCTTGGGAGATTTGGACAAGAGTTTTAGCGTGTTGCCCAAGTTCATGGATGCTCTTTCCTCATCTAACAAGATGGTAACGGACTTGCAATACTCTCTTTCTCCTGATCATCCTAAAGAAGCATCGTTTCGTTCTGTGTTTTGGGCGTTTCAGCAGTCGATCAAAGGGTTTCCTCACTTAAGACCAATGATCATGGTTGATACGGTGGAGCTGAGCAGTAAACACTCTGGAAAACTGTTGGTAGCTGCTGGATTCGACGCCGGAAACAGACTTTACCCACTTGCGTTTGCGATTGTTGTTACTCAAGAAAGCTTTTCAACAGAAGAGTCTTGGCGTTGGTTCTTTGAATGCATCAGAAAGAAAGTAACGCAGAGGGAAAGTCTTTGTCTGATAACAAGTCCGGATCCTGAGATAATTTCAGCTCTCAACGAAGAACCTGAATGTCGTCAGTGGGCACAACA
It encodes:
- the LOC108849504 gene encoding mitochondrial import receptor subunit TOM7-1, with the translated sequence MDSLKGKGKGSKGASSSSKLDLVKEWTNWSLKKAKVATHYGFIPLIIVIGMNSDPKPHLFQLLSPV
- the LOC108850708 gene encoding uncharacterized protein LOC108850708, encoding MEAQNTNTQIQGRQIDEILPVSRPERWCFTDGSWKDKEKASGQGWYSTLEGFDSLMGARNVRASLSPLHAEVEALIWAMEYGPDGPFYQEGSIPRVMRVESKTDLPTFLNDLHRVTGFDKAKFQIDLIGRYPSIVQQSLVKYMRLPIVDDSSLETMLEVPSYHPSITNIELYIEVKPLVSDGSRKRNRQEDSIVDADVNANLRDSSDRWTEDGESTEDRNCGDGGAAEKIPHKKKLLILSSSWLDESELQIGMLFRDKEELDNAVKLYSVRRQREYHAYESSATFECKNGGCGWILKAAETKKGTGFKITKYRGPHTCKPSDVCSDFLAGELQGLIKAQPSLSTSELIKWVKEEFGYTVSGDNMWEAKKKAITSILGDLDKSFSVLPKFMDALSSSNKMVTDLQYSLSPDHPKEASFRSVFWAFQQSIKGFPHLRPMIMVDTVELSSKHSGKLLVAAGFDAGNRLYPLAFAIVVTQESFSTEESWRWFFECIRKKVTQRESLCLITSPDPEIISALNEEPECRQWAQHRFCLRHLCLKFYQVFHSNLMTELVYKAGSSRYVSSFDYYLKKIEKMNPEAKEWLDQLPRQQWVLAYDDGGIRFGIMETNSIFTTYGFVNKALDLPFTTCVLLIFDHLAEVFKTRRCLISESVKRGDKYVKRVVTKLDEYAVASRAHSVLQVDQTGQRFQVTEGVKVGKKRYFVHLGDGVCACGVWQLCKYPCSHVLAVCRKLNNIDHLQYVNDYYSTQHSLEVYAAGFNPVPGVSDWPEATEFPRLVPPGSRPDVRTVSQ